The nucleotide sequence GATCAAGGCCGGCAATTCGAGTCGCAACTTTTCAACTCACTGATGAAGAAGTTTGGCATCTCACGCATCCGCACTACAGCCTATCATCCACAATCCAATGGTCTTATCGAAAGATGGCATCGAACCTTTGAAAGCAGCACTAATGGCCCGCGGTAACTCCGTTCAGTGGACGGATGAATTGCCTACAGTGCTTTTGGGATTACGCACCGCACTCCGCCCCAACGGAAAATTTAGCCCGGCAATGATGACATACGGAACAACACTCCGTTTACCCTCTGATTTCATCATCCCGACGGCTAAGTTAAGTCATGAGGAAAATGACTACATTCGTCGGCTTATGGACACCATGGCATCGCTCAAGTCTACATCTTGCTCTAACAGTACTGGACGAGAGCCGTTCGTGCACAAAGACCTGGCAACGTGCACACATGTTTTCGTGCGAAACGATCAAGTTGTTCCTCCGCTGACTCCGCCCTACGACGGCCCTTACGAAGTTATCAAGCGTTACGACAAATACTTTAAGATCAAGTTACCGCTTCGTTCAGCTGTGATATCGCTAGACAGGCTTAAGCCAGCCTACATCTGCACTGAAACGATCGAGGAGACAGCCGACCTTAGTTTTCGACAGTCTAACCAGCCCTACGTCACCAGATCCGGGAGAGTGGTAAAACCAAATGTACGCTTCGCTTGAGGGGGAGTGATGTGGGATCTACCCACATAACCACATATCGCTGTTAA is from Manduca sexta isolate Smith_Timp_Sample1 unplaced genomic scaffold, JHU_Msex_v1.0 HiC_scaffold_35, whole genome shotgun sequence and encodes:
- the LOC119193007 gene encoding uncharacterized protein LOC119193007, giving the protein MVLSKDGIEPLKAALMARGNSVQWTDELPTVLLGLRTALRPNGKFSPAMMTYGTTLRLPSDFIIPTAKLSHEENDYIRRLMDTMASLKSTSCSNSTGREPFVHKDLATCTHVFVRNDQVVPPLTPPYDGPYEVIKRYDKYFKIKLPLRSAVISLDRLKPAYICTETIEETADLSFRQSNQPYVTRSGRVVKPNVRFA